One Salminus brasiliensis chromosome 5, fSalBra1.hap2, whole genome shotgun sequence DNA segment encodes these proteins:
- the thbs3a gene encoding thrombospondin-3a, producing the protein MDTTAKRCLPAWIILTLVQMACWGEPLDKQDPQVIDMLALQDVKQNVAAVEKMSGALKTLSDLYIVSTFRLPPKLGGVLLGFYNKQDNKKYLELAIMGKINKALVRYIRQDGKLHTVNLQSANLADGRAQSIILRVGGLRRDNLSLELYVNCRLADSAQRLPPLVTLPAEAELVEIRNGYKAYARLQGSVESLKLALGGSVAKAGALTDCPFQGDSSAYNIVNGEANSILGDHTKALIGQLIIFNQILGELREDIREQVKEMSLIRNTILECQVCGFHEPRSRCQPNPCFKGVACMETFDFPGYRCGPCPEGMTGNGTHCHDIDECLLAQPCYSPSACVNTVKGFSCEPCPPGLWGPPLSGVGMEYAKSHKQECLDIDECVEVANACTANSVCINTIGSFKCGQCKAGYIGNQTTGCFPRRSCATLSFNPCDSNAHCIIERNGEVSCACNVGWAGNGNTCGKDTDIDGYPDRALPCMDNDKHCKQDNCIYTPNSGQEDADNDGIGDQCDEDADGDGIKNVEDNCRLVSNKDQQNSDTDSFGDACDNCPNVPNIDQKDTDNNGEGDACDNDIDGDGVQNVLDNCPKVPNPMQTDRDGDGVGDACDSCPEMSNPMQTDIDNDLVGDVCDTNQDSDGDGHQDTRDNCPDIPNSSQLDSDNDGIGDDCDDDDDNDGIPDAERMGGLGPDNCRLIPNPNQKDSDGNGVGDVCENDFDNDAVLDLVDVCPESAEVTLTDFRAYQTVILDPEGDAQIDPNWVVLNQGMEIVQTMNSDPGLAVGYTAFNGVDFEGTFHVNTVTDDDYAGFIFGYQDSSSFYVVMWKQTEQTYWQSVPFRAMADPGLQLKAVKSRTGPGEFLRNALWHTGDTDGEVKLLWKDPRNVGWKDKTSYRWQLSHRPQVGYIRVKLYEGTQLVADSDVVIDTSMRGGRLGVFCFSQENIIWSNLRYRCNDTVPDDFQPHRKQVLMHIQV; encoded by the exons ATGGACACGACTGCTAAGCGATGTCTGCCAGCCTGGATTATACTGACCCTGGTGCAGATGGCCTGCTGGGGTGAACCTCTGGATAAACAGGACCCACAAG TGATAGACATGCTGGCTCTGCAGGACGTGAAGCAGAATGTTGCTGCTGTGGAGAAGATGTCTGGCGCTCTCAAGACTCTCAGTGATCTCTACATCGTCTCCACCTTCCGTCTGCCCCCCAAGCTGGGTGGGGTACTGTTGGGCTTCTACAATAAGCAGGACAATAAGAAGTACCTGGAGCTCGCCATCATGGGCAAGATTAACAAAG CTCTGGTGCGGTACATTCGCCAGGATGGGAAGCTGCACACAGTGAACCTGCAGAGCGCTAACCTGGCGGACGGGCGTGCTCAGTCCATCATTCTACGCGTGGGAGGCCTGCGCAGAGACAACCTGAGCCTGGAGCTCTACGTCAACTGCCGCCTGGCGGACTCCGCCCAGCGCCTTCCTCCACTGGTTACCCTGCCCGCAGAAGCAGAGTTAGTGGAGATACGCAACGGCTACAAGGCGTACGCCCGCCTTCAG GGGTCAGTGGAGTCCCTTAAACTGGCTCTAGGGGGCAGTGTAGCTAAAGCAGGAGCTCTCACCGACTGCCCTTTTCAGGGCGACTCCTCTGCCTACAACATAG TTAACGGAGAAGCAAACTCTATTCTAG gtGATCACACCAAAGCTCTGATTGGACAACTCATCATCTTCAACCAGATCCTGGGTGAGCTTCGAGAGGACATCAGagaacag GTGAAGGAGATGTCTctcattagaaacaccatatTGGAATGCCAAGTGTGTG GGTTCCACGAGCCTCGCTCTCGTTGCCAGCCCAACCCTTGCTTTAAGGGCGTCGCCTGCATGGAGACATTTGACTTCCCAGGATATCGCTGTGGGCCATGTCCCGAAGGAATGACAGGCAATGGCACTCACTGCCATGACATTGATGAA TGTTTACTTGCTCAACCGTGCTACTCTCCCAGTGCatgtgtaaacactgtaaagggATTCAGCTGTGAGCCCTGCCCACCTGGACTCTGGGGTCCACCTCTCTCAGGGGTCGGGATGGAGTATGCCAAGAGCCACAAACAG GAATGCTTAGACATCGATGAATGTGTTGAAGTTGCCAATGCCTGCACAGCCAATTCTGTCTGCATAAACACTATT GGTTCTTTTAAGTGTGGTCAGTGTAAAGCTGGGTACATAGGTAATCAGACCACTGGCTGTTTTCCACGGAGGTCCTGCGCTACACTCAGCTTTAACCCCTGTGACTCCAATGCCCACTGCATCATCGAGAGGAATGGGGAAGTGTCCTGCGCg TGTAACGTTGGCTGGGCAGGTAATGGGAACACATGTGGTAAAGACACAGACATTGATGGCTACCCTGACCGCGCCCTGCCCTGCATGGACAACGacaaacactgcaaacag GATAACTGTATCTATACACCAAACTCAGGCCAAGAGGATGCGGATAATGATGGCATAGGTGACCAGTGTGATGAGGATGCTGATGGAGATGGTATTAAGAATGTGGAG GATAACTGTCGACTAGTGTCTAATAAGGACCAGCAGAATTCAGACACTGACTCTTTTGGAGATGCGTGTGATAACTGTCCCAATGTGCCCAACATTGACCAGAAAGATACCGACAATAACGGAGAGGGTGACGCCTGCGACAATGACATTGATGGAGATG GTGTTCAGAATGTGCTGGATAACTGCCCCAAAGTGCCAAACCCTATGCAGACAGACCGGGATGGGGATGGAGTGGGAGATGCCTGCGACAGCTGCCCTGAAATGAGCAATCCCATGCAG ACTGACATAGACAACGATCTTGTGGGAGATGTATGTGATACCAATCAAGACTC CGATGGAGATGGACACCAGGACACGCGAGACAACTGCCCCGATATTCCAAACAGCTCCCAGCTTGACTCGGATAATGATGGCATCGGAGATGACTGTGATGACGATGATGACAATGACGGTATCCCTGATGCTGAACGTATGGGAGGTCTCGGGCCTGACAACTGCAGGCTGATCCCCAATCCCAACCAGAAAGACTCGGACG GTAATGGTGTTGGAGACGTGTGTGAGAATGACTTTGACAATGATGCTGTGCTGGACTTGGTTGACGTGTGTCCAGAGAGTGCTGAGGTCACACTCACAGACTTCAGAGCCTATCAAACTGTGATACTTGACCCTGAGGGTGACGCTCAGATTGACCCAAACTGGGTGGTGCTTAACCAG GGTATGGAGATCGTTCAGACAATGAACAGTGACCCAGGACTTGCAGTTG GCTACACAGCTTTTAATGGAGTGGACTTTGAGGGCACTTTCCACGTAAACACAGTCACTGATGATGACTACGCTGGATTTATCTTCGGCTACCAGGACTCTTCCAGCTTCTATGTGGTGATGTGGAAACAAACAGAGCAGACCTACTGGCAGTCTGTGCCGTTCAGAGCCATGGCTGATCCCGGCCTACAGCTTAAG GCGGTGAAGTCCCGTACAGGGCCTGGCGAGTTCCTCCGTAATGCTCTGTGGCACACAGGAGACACAGATGGTGAGGTAAAGTTGCTGTGGAAGGACCCACGTAATGTCGGCTGGAAAGACAAAACTTCTTACCGCTGGCAGCTCAGCCACCGGCCACAGGTCGGCTACATCAG AGTAAAGCTCTATGAGGGAACACAACTGGTGGCTGACTCTGACGTGGTGATTGACACATCCATGAGAGGAGGACGACTTGGAGTGTTCTGCTTCTCACAAGAAAACATCATCTGGTCCAATCTACGCTACCGCTGCAATG ACACGGTGCCAGACGACTTTCAGCCACATCGTAAACAAGTTCTAATGCACATTCAGGTGTGA
- the mtx1a gene encoding metaxin-1a — MAAPSELFCWKGGWGLPSVDPDSLIVLAYARFAGAPLKIHKISNPWRSPTGYLPALKTKDEGSFSQPSKIIIQLRKQKYNADYDLSAKEGADTLAFISLLEEKLMPALIYTLWVDPKNYVEVTRRWHAENISFPLNFFLPSRMQRQQLERVQLMRGNRTLEAGEEAEKELNHDALECMNLLSQRLGSNKFFFGDSPSSLDAYVFGHLAPLLKIKLPSSNLQQHLKSLENLNSFCCNILSLYFPSESREGVGRPVPSAQEGSEFDHEPYKRRKQLLSVLVAVAAMLSYAVLTGIVAIEHVQEEVAGGGNASMMAVHEEEEE; from the exons gCATACGCACGCTTTGCTGGCGCACCCCTGAAAATTCACAAGATCTCCAACCCCTGGAGGAGTCCCACAG GTTACCTCCCTGCCCTGAAGACCAAAGATGAGGGAAGCTTCTCTCAACCAAGCAAGATCATCATTCAGCTCAGGAAACAG aAATACAACGCTGATTATGATTTGTCAGCGAAAGAAGGAGCAGACACGCTTGCCTTTATCTCTCTGCTGGAGGAGAAGCTGATGCCTGCTCTG ATTTACACTCTGTGGGTTGATCCTAAGAACTATGTGGAGGTGACACGGCGCTGGCATGCAGAAAACATCTCCTTTCCCCTAAACTTCTTTCTACCCAGCCGTATGCAACGGCAGCAGCTGGAGAGAGTGCAGCTCATGCGAGGAAACAGAACTCTAGAGGCTGGTGAAGAGGCTGAGAAAGAG CTGAACCATGATGCTCTGGAGTGCATGAATCTTCTCTCTCAACGTCTTGGATCAAACAAATTTTTCTTTGGGGATTC GCCCTCCTCCCTTGATGCATATGTGTTTGGCCACTTGGCGCCTCTTCTGAAGATCAAGCTGCCCAGCAGCAATCTGCAGCAGCATCTGAAGTCTCTGGAGAACCTCAATAGCTTCTGCTGTAACATCCTGTCCCTTTACTTCCCCAGTGAAAGTCGAG AGGGAGTGGGTCGGCCAGTACCCAGCGCTCAGGAGGGGAGTGAGTTTGACCATGAGCCGTATAAGAGGCGTAAACAGCTGCTGTCTGTCCTGGTGGCCGTGGCAGCCATGTTGAGCTATGCTGTTCTCACGGGCATTGTAGCTATTGAGCATGTGCAGGAGGAGGTGGCGGGAGGAGGCAATGCATCCATGATGGCTGTtcatgaggaagaggaggagtag